The Lentzea guizhouensis genome contains a region encoding:
- a CDS encoding DNA-3-methyladenine glycosylase family protein, whose product MPERSWTPPFPLDLGAVLGPLRRGPGDPSFSTEGGIWFAANTPCGPGTVHITRVSDEVRARAWGDGGLWLLDGLPALLGADDPVHEFVAHHDIVAEARRRRPGLRLGSTGRVWDLLFASILEQKVTGTEAFRTWRELGRRFGEPAPGPKPLKVPPTPHKLLSLQDWEWHQCGLDGARRRTLVNAAQVAHRLEKAAEMRSRELLEKVPGIGVWTSAEVAQRSWGDPDAVSVGDYHVAKNVTWALTGTPGDDDAMMELLAPYNPQRHRAVCYLQAAGLQRPRRAPRFSPRDYRKF is encoded by the coding sequence ATGCCTGAGAGGAGCTGGACTCCACCGTTCCCACTTGATCTGGGAGCGGTGCTCGGGCCGTTGCGCCGCGGGCCGGGTGACCCGTCCTTCAGCACGGAGGGCGGCATCTGGTTCGCGGCGAACACCCCGTGCGGGCCTGGCACGGTGCACATCACCAGGGTGTCGGACGAGGTCCGCGCGCGGGCGTGGGGTGACGGCGGGCTGTGGTTGCTCGACGGTCTGCCCGCCCTGCTCGGCGCGGACGACCCGGTGCACGAGTTCGTCGCGCACCACGACATCGTCGCCGAGGCGCGGCGACGGCGGCCGGGACTGCGGCTGGGCAGCACGGGCCGGGTCTGGGACCTGCTGTTCGCCTCGATCCTGGAGCAGAAGGTCACCGGCACGGAGGCGTTCCGGACGTGGCGCGAGCTCGGTCGCCGCTTCGGTGAGCCGGCGCCGGGACCGAAGCCGCTGAAGGTGCCGCCGACCCCGCACAAGCTGTTGAGCCTGCAGGACTGGGAGTGGCACCAGTGCGGCCTCGACGGGGCGCGGCGGCGGACGTTGGTCAACGCCGCCCAGGTCGCGCACCGGCTGGAGAAGGCCGCGGAGATGCGCAGCCGGGAACTGCTGGAGAAAGTGCCCGGCATCGGCGTGTGGACCTCGGCCGAAGTGGCGCAACGGTCCTGGGGCGACCCGGACGCGGTCAGCGTCGGCGACTACCACGTGGCGAAGAACGTGACGTGGGCGTTGACCGGCACGCCGGGTGACGACGACGCGATGATGGAACTGCTCGCGCCCTACAACCCGCAACGCCACCGCGCGGTCTGCTACCTGCAGGCGGCGGGTCTGCAGCGGCCGCGGCGAGCGCCGAGGTTCTCGCCGCGCGACTACCGCAAGTTCTAG
- a CDS encoding NUDIX hydrolase, with protein MTLHADTVATLRAFPGQDALKEAYLGFLAAREDACRRSCEPGHITASALVLDATAKHALLTLHPRVGRWLQLGGHCEPGDETLAAAALREATEESGIRGLRIEPTPVHLDVHPITCSLGKPTRHFDVRYLVRAPVGAQPVRSAESVDLQWWPLDSLPDNVDDLHPLIESALARLS; from the coding sequence GTGACGCTGCACGCCGACACCGTCGCGACGCTGCGGGCGTTCCCGGGCCAGGACGCGTTGAAGGAGGCCTACCTGGGCTTCCTGGCGGCCCGCGAGGACGCCTGTCGGCGTTCTTGCGAACCCGGCCACATCACCGCCTCCGCGCTGGTCCTCGACGCCACGGCAAAGCACGCGCTGCTGACGCTGCACCCGCGCGTCGGCCGCTGGCTGCAGCTCGGCGGGCACTGCGAGCCGGGCGACGAGACCCTGGCCGCGGCGGCGTTGCGCGAGGCCACCGAGGAGTCCGGCATTCGCGGCCTGCGGATCGAGCCGACGCCGGTGCACCTCGACGTGCACCCGATCACGTGCTCACTCGGCAAGCCGACGCGGCACTTCGACGTGCGGTACCTGGTGCGGGCACCGGTCGGCGCGCAGCCGGTGCGTTCGGCCGAGTCCGTGGACCTGCAGTGGTGGCCGCTGGACTCGTTGCCGGACAACGTCGACGACCTGCACCCATTGATCGAGTCAGCGCTGGCCCGTCTGAGCTAG
- a CDS encoding coenzyme F420-0:L-glutamate ligase, which translates to MADHAAAALELLPVPSLPEFRPGDDLAGAIAAAAPWLRDGDVLVVTSKVLSKVEGRLVTVPADPGERDRIRREHVAAESVRVLARKGRTLITENKLGVVQAASGVDASNVAGDEIALLPVDPDGSAAALRGALKDLLDVDVAVVVTDTMGRAWRIGQTDAAIGSAGLRVLHDYAGSADQHGNELFVTQVAVADEIAAAADLVKGKLGAVPVAVLRGFDVVDDGSCARDLVRPIEEDLFRLGTEEALVQGRAEAVLLRRSVRFYSAEPVDLAVLRKAVGAALTAPAPHHTKPLRFVLVREKRAELLAAMREQWERDLRSDGFTPEQIARRVRRGDLLVEAPEVVVPFLVREGAHTYPDPRRADAEKTMFTVAGGAAVQGLLVALAAEGLGSCWVSSTIFCADVVRAVLGVPQDWEPLGAVAVGHPLEPLVPREPLEGLIEL; encoded by the coding sequence TTGGCTGACCACGCCGCGGCCGCCCTCGAGCTGCTGCCGGTTCCCAGCCTGCCGGAGTTCCGGCCCGGCGACGACCTCGCCGGTGCGATCGCCGCCGCCGCGCCCTGGCTGCGCGACGGCGACGTGCTGGTCGTCACGTCCAAGGTGCTGTCCAAAGTGGAGGGCAGGCTGGTCACCGTGCCCGCCGACCCCGGGGAACGCGACCGGATCCGCCGCGAGCACGTCGCCGCCGAGTCGGTGCGGGTGCTCGCCCGCAAGGGCCGCACGCTGATCACCGAGAACAAGCTCGGCGTCGTGCAGGCCGCGTCCGGCGTCGACGCCTCGAACGTCGCGGGTGACGAGATCGCGCTGCTCCCGGTCGACCCGGACGGCTCCGCGGCCGCGTTGCGCGGTGCGCTGAAGGACCTGCTCGACGTGGACGTCGCCGTGGTCGTCACCGACACCATGGGCCGTGCGTGGCGGATCGGCCAGACCGACGCCGCGATCGGCTCGGCCGGCCTCCGCGTGCTGCACGACTACGCGGGCTCGGCCGACCAGCACGGCAACGAGCTCTTCGTCACCCAGGTCGCGGTGGCCGACGAGATCGCGGCGGCGGCCGACCTGGTCAAGGGCAAGCTCGGCGCGGTGCCGGTGGCGGTGCTGCGCGGCTTCGACGTGGTCGACGACGGGTCGTGCGCGCGTGACCTGGTCCGGCCGATCGAGGAGGACCTGTTCCGCCTCGGCACGGAGGAAGCGCTGGTGCAGGGCCGCGCGGAGGCCGTGCTGCTGCGCAGGTCGGTGCGGTTCTACTCCGCCGAACCGGTGGACCTCGCGGTGCTCCGGAAAGCGGTCGGGGCGGCGTTGACCGCTCCCGCGCCGCACCACACCAAGCCGCTGCGGTTCGTGCTGGTGCGGGAGAAGCGGGCCGAGCTGCTCGCCGCGATGCGCGAGCAGTGGGAACGCGATCTCCGCAGCGACGGGTTCACCCCGGAGCAGATCGCGCGCCGGGTGCGCCGGGGCGACCTGCTGGTGGAGGCGCCGGAGGTCGTGGTGCCGTTCCTCGTCCGCGAGGGCGCTCACACCTATCCCGATCCTCGCCGCGCCGACGCCGAGAAGACGATGTTCACGGTCGCCGGTGGCGCCGCCGTGCAGGGGCTGCTGGTGGCGCTGGCCGCCGAGGGCCTCGGCTCGTGCTGGGTGTCGTCGACGATCTTCTGCGCGGACGTCGTGCGCGCCGTGCTGGGTGTGCCGCAGGACTGGGAGCCGCTGGGCGCGGTGGCCGTGGGCCATCCGCTGGAGCCGCTCGTCCCCCGCGAGCCGCTGGAAGGACTGATCGAGCTGTGA
- the cofD gene encoding 2-phospho-L-lactate transferase, with translation MKVVALVGGVGGARFLQGLKQLGADVTAVVNTGDDVWMHGLRICPDLDTCMYMLGGGIDSDRGWGRADESWTVKEELMAYGADPSWFGLGDRDIATHLIRTRMQRAGYPLSAVTEALCDRWQPGVKLLPMSDDRVETHVVVELDGETKAIHFQEWWVKHRAAVPAKSFAFVGAETATPGPGVLDAIAEADAVVLAPSNPVVSIGTILNVPGVRDALRKTEAGVVGLSPIIGGKPLRGMADACLAAIGVETSAEAVGQLYGSRKCSEDGILDAWLVHTGDRADVPGVAVRAVPLLMSDVDATAQMARHALELAGVDVG, from the coding sequence GTGAAGGTCGTAGCACTGGTCGGCGGGGTCGGCGGCGCGAGGTTCCTGCAAGGGCTCAAGCAACTGGGAGCCGACGTCACCGCGGTGGTCAACACCGGCGATGACGTGTGGATGCACGGGCTGCGCATCTGCCCCGACCTCGACACCTGCATGTACATGCTGGGCGGTGGCATCGACTCCGACCGCGGCTGGGGCCGTGCGGACGAGTCGTGGACCGTCAAGGAAGAGCTGATGGCGTACGGCGCCGACCCGAGCTGGTTCGGGCTCGGCGACCGGGACATCGCCACGCACCTCATCCGCACCAGGATGCAGCGGGCCGGCTACCCGCTGTCCGCGGTCACCGAGGCGCTGTGCGACCGCTGGCAGCCCGGCGTGAAGCTGCTGCCGATGTCGGACGACCGGGTGGAGACGCACGTCGTCGTCGAACTGGACGGCGAGACGAAGGCGATCCACTTCCAGGAGTGGTGGGTCAAGCACCGCGCGGCCGTGCCCGCGAAGTCGTTCGCGTTCGTCGGTGCCGAGACCGCCACCCCCGGACCCGGCGTGCTGGACGCGATCGCCGAGGCCGACGCCGTGGTGCTGGCCCCGTCGAACCCGGTGGTGAGCATCGGCACGATCCTGAACGTGCCCGGCGTGCGGGACGCGTTGCGCAAGACCGAGGCCGGTGTCGTCGGCCTGTCGCCGATCATCGGCGGGAAGCCGTTGCGCGGCATGGCGGACGCCTGCCTGGCCGCGATCGGCGTGGAGACCTCGGCCGAGGCGGTCGGGCAGCTCTACGGCTCCCGCAAGTGCTCGGAGGACGGCATCCTGGACGCGTGGCTCGTCCACACCGGTGACCGCGCCGACGTGCCCGGTGTGGCCGTGCGCGCGGTGCCGCTGCTGATGTCCGATGTGGACGCGACGGCCCAGATGGCCCGCCACGCGCTGGAGCTGGCCGGAGTCGACGTTGGCTGA
- a CDS encoding site-2 protease family protein produces the protein MKRSAVRPSPLFLGLLAVTAAGAVLTLFEGDVAVISGTILFVLAGWAVTLCLHEFGHAAVAYKGGDFSVRDKGYLTLDIRRYTDPVLSIILPLVLLALGGIPLPGGAVWINHHALRSKKVESLVSLAGPVTNLVIGALLIGVVALFSPPAGLLAAISYLALLQVLAFVLNILPIPGLDGWGVWEPFMPYEAQRFGAKVRPWAPLVLFAVLFTFSEVSLLLFQVSTWLFELLGGNTLGAYYGSDNFMFWR, from the coding sequence GTGAAGCGATCAGCGGTGCGCCCCAGTCCACTGTTCCTCGGCCTGCTCGCGGTGACGGCCGCCGGAGCCGTTCTCACCCTGTTCGAGGGTGACGTCGCCGTCATCTCCGGCACCATCCTCTTCGTACTCGCCGGCTGGGCGGTGACGCTGTGCCTGCACGAGTTCGGGCACGCCGCGGTCGCGTACAAGGGCGGCGACTTCTCCGTGCGGGACAAGGGGTACCTGACCCTCGACATCCGCCGCTACACCGACCCGGTGCTCAGCATCATCCTGCCGCTGGTGCTGCTCGCACTGGGCGGAATCCCCCTTCCCGGCGGCGCGGTGTGGATCAACCACCACGCGCTGCGGTCGAAGAAGGTGGAGTCGTTGGTCTCACTCGCCGGGCCCGTCACCAACCTGGTGATCGGTGCCCTGCTGATCGGCGTGGTGGCGTTGTTCTCGCCGCCGGCCGGACTCCTGGCGGCGATTTCGTACCTCGCTTTGTTGCAGGTGCTCGCGTTCGTGCTGAACATCCTGCCGATCCCCGGTCTCGACGGCTGGGGCGTCTGGGAACCTTTCATGCCGTACGAGGCGCAGCGGTTCGGCGCGAAGGTCCGGCCGTGGGCGCCGCTGGTGCTGTTCGCCGTGCTGTTCACCTTCTCCGAGGTCAGCCTGCTGCTGTTCCAGGTGTCGACGTGGCTGTTCGAGCTCCTCGGCGGCAACACCCTCGGCGCGTACTACGGCTCCGACAACTTCATGTTCTGGCGCTGA
- a CDS encoding WhiB family transcriptional regulator: MQEFEEDHVAQPVVQGELSYLFDPADEQDWQERALCAQTDPEAFFPEKGGSTREAKRICLGCEVRSECLEYALQHDERFGIWGGLSERERRKLKKRAV, translated from the coding sequence ATGCAGGAATTCGAAGAAGATCACGTCGCGCAGCCGGTCGTACAGGGCGAACTGTCGTACCTGTTCGACCCAGCCGACGAGCAGGACTGGCAGGAACGCGCCCTGTGCGCGCAGACGGATCCCGAGGCGTTCTTCCCCGAAAAGGGTGGTTCGACGCGGGAGGCCAAGCGCATCTGTCTGGGTTGCGAGGTGCGTTCGGAGTGCCTTGAGTACGCGCTCCAGCACGACGAACGCTTCGGCATCTGGGGCGGTCTCTCGGAGAGGGAACGCCGCAAGCTGAAGAAGCGAGCCGTCTAG
- a CDS encoding metallopeptidase family protein: MARGSRRQDSPRRRSRDRHGRGLRGPLYPATLPAARSRAERFDALVIEALEPIEARWRTELTQLDVAVDDVPDVQVEGEDGVVEDGNVPLARLLPAASDNRARIVLYRRPLEARAKDGADLADLVHEVLVEQVANYLGLDPDVIDEG; encoded by the coding sequence ATGGCACGGGGTTCACGGCGGCAGGATTCGCCGCGTCGGCGCAGCCGCGACCGGCACGGCAGGGGCCTGCGCGGTCCGCTCTACCCGGCCACCCTGCCGGCCGCCCGTTCCAGGGCGGAACGCTTCGACGCACTGGTGATCGAGGCCCTGGAACCCATCGAGGCCCGCTGGCGCACCGAGCTCACCCAGCTCGACGTGGCCGTCGACGACGTGCCCGACGTGCAGGTCGAGGGCGAGGACGGCGTGGTCGAGGACGGCAACGTGCCCCTCGCCCGGCTGCTGCCCGCGGCATCGGACAACCGGGCGCGCATCGTGCTGTACCGGCGGCCGCTGGAGGCGCGGGCGAAGGACGGCGCGGACCTGGCCGACCTGGTGCACGAGGTGCTGGTGGAGCAGGTGGCGAACTACCTGGGCCTGGACCCGGACGTGATCGACGAGGGCTGA
- a CDS encoding DUF3499 domain-containing protein, translated as MRSVRRCSRTGCANPAVATLTYAYADSTAVVGPLATYSEPHSYDLCEEHAMRLTAPRGWEVVRHQGEFAAPEPSVDDLTALAEAVREAGRADVSPKLPEVPAGTQRRGHLRVLPDPHED; from the coding sequence GTGCGGAGCGTGAGACGGTGCTCGCGAACCGGGTGTGCTAACCCGGCTGTCGCCACGCTCACCTACGCCTATGCGGACTCCACCGCAGTCGTCGGACCGCTCGCCACGTACTCCGAACCGCACAGCTACGACCTGTGCGAGGAGCACGCGATGCGGCTCACGGCGCCGCGCGGCTGGGAGGTCGTGAGGCATCAGGGTGAGTTCGCGGCGCCCGAGCCGAGCGTGGACGACCTGACGGCCTTGGCCGAGGCCGTGCGCGAGGCTGGGCGGGCCGATGTGAGTCCGAAGCTGCCTGAGGTCCCAGCGGGGACCCAGCGGCGCGGTCACCTGCGCGTTCTTCCGGATCCCCACGAAGACTGA
- a CDS encoding phosphomannomutase/phosphoglucomutase has translation MRDLSGIVKAYDIRGVVGEQLDAGLVRDFGAAFARLVGGPTIVIGHDMRDSSPELSRAFAEGAQAQGVNVISIGLASTDMLYFASGKLDLPGAMFTASHNPAQYNGIKLCRAGASPVGQDSGLAQIREDAENQVPDAEGVEPGTFEERNMLVDYAAYLNELVDLKNIRPLKIVVDAGNGMGGYTVPQVFEGLPIEVVPMYFELDGSFPNHEANPLDPKNIVDLQERTKAEGADAGVAFDGDADRCFVVDENGDPVSPSAITALVAVRELAKDPGGTVIHNLITSHAVPEIVKEHGGQPVRTRVGHSFIKEEMAKTGAIFGGEHSAHYYFRDFWRADTGMLAALHVLAALGEQDGPLSALTSVYNRYAASGEINSTVADQAGRIAAIKAAYGSKDGVTIDELDGLTVQLPDGSWFNLRASNTEPLLRLNVEAATPEAVAALSGDVLAIVRA, from the coding sequence GTGCGTGACCTGTCCGGCATCGTCAAGGCGTACGACATCCGCGGGGTGGTCGGCGAACAGCTGGACGCCGGCTTGGTTCGCGACTTCGGCGCGGCTTTCGCGCGTCTGGTCGGCGGGCCCACCATCGTGATCGGTCACGACATGCGCGACTCGTCGCCTGAGCTCTCGCGCGCGTTCGCCGAGGGTGCGCAGGCGCAGGGCGTCAACGTGATCAGCATCGGTCTGGCCAGCACCGACATGCTCTACTTCGCGTCCGGCAAGCTCGACCTGCCCGGTGCCATGTTCACCGCGAGCCACAACCCGGCGCAGTACAACGGCATCAAGCTCTGCCGCGCCGGTGCGAGCCCGGTCGGCCAGGACAGCGGTCTCGCGCAGATCCGCGAGGACGCCGAGAACCAGGTCCCGGACGCGGAGGGCGTCGAGCCCGGCACGTTCGAGGAGCGCAACATGCTCGTCGACTACGCGGCCTACCTCAACGAGCTGGTCGACCTGAAGAACATCCGCCCGCTCAAGATCGTGGTGGACGCGGGCAACGGCATGGGCGGCTACACCGTGCCCCAGGTCTTCGAGGGCCTGCCGATCGAGGTGGTCCCCATGTACTTCGAGCTCGACGGCAGCTTCCCCAACCACGAGGCGAACCCGCTCGACCCGAAGAACATCGTCGACCTGCAGGAGCGCACCAAGGCCGAGGGCGCCGACGCCGGTGTCGCGTTCGACGGTGACGCCGACCGCTGCTTCGTCGTCGACGAGAACGGCGACCCGGTCAGCCCGTCCGCGATCACCGCGCTGGTCGCCGTGCGCGAGCTGGCCAAGGACCCCGGCGGCACGGTCATCCACAACCTGATCACCTCGCACGCCGTGCCGGAGATCGTGAAGGAGCACGGCGGTCAGCCCGTGCGCACCCGCGTCGGCCACTCCTTCATCAAGGAGGAGATGGCCAAGACCGGCGCCATCTTCGGCGGCGAGCACTCCGCGCACTACTACTTCCGCGACTTCTGGCGCGCCGACACCGGCATGCTGGCCGCGCTGCACGTGCTGGCCGCGCTCGGCGAGCAGGACGGCCCGCTGTCCGCGCTGACCTCGGTCTACAACCGCTACGCCGCCTCCGGCGAGATCAACTCCACCGTCGCGGACCAGGCCGGCCGCATCGCCGCCATCAAGGCCGCGTACGGCTCCAAGGACGGCGTCACGATCGACGAGCTGGACGGTCTCACCGTGCAGCTGCCGGACGGGTCGTGGTTCAACCTCCGCGCCTCGAACACCGAGCCGCTGCTGCGCCTGAACGTCGAAGCCGCCACTCCCGAGGCCGTCGCCGCGCTCAGCGGTGACGTCCTCGCGATCGTGCGGGCCTGA
- a CDS encoding Trm112 family protein: protein MAVKLEEQLLEILACPCPEHAPLRVGTPDDPEADFLTCTACGRSFPVRDGIPVLLLDEAVEPPPAG, encoded by the coding sequence GTGGCCGTCAAGCTCGAAGAGCAGTTGCTGGAGATCCTCGCCTGCCCGTGCCCCGAGCACGCGCCCTTGCGGGTCGGGACGCCGGACGACCCCGAGGCGGACTTCCTCACGTGCACCGCGTGCGGTCGTTCGTTCCCGGTCCGCGACGGCATCCCGGTGCTGCTGCTGGACGAGGCGGTCGAGCCGCCGCCGGCTGGATGA